A genomic window from Sulfurospirillum diekertiae includes:
- the serS gene encoding serine--tRNA ligase → MLDIKLIQNDFENVAQNLRKKKVDENLLEELRRISLELKNARLVLEPLQAEQNTKSKLVGVYAKEGKDVHALKAELSENKVKIADATEIVRALEEKLEALATVIPNMPSPLVPEGEDENDNVELKRVLEPRMFSFTPKEHWDIDAQQNWIDFERGVKLAKSRFSVLKNEAARLERALINYMLDFNRTRGFHEVAVPYIVNRETLMGTGQLPKFEDDLFKIEGEDLFLIPTAEVPVTNLFRDEILTKEELPLKMTAYSACFRKEAGSAGRDTRGMIRQHQFDKVELVCITTPEQSEAIFEEMLACASDLLSSLGLPHRHLMLCGGDLGFSAAKTVDLEVWLPGQNRYREISSVSNTFDFQARRAKIRFKDEGKNRLVHTLNGSSLAVGRTLIAIMENYQNEDGSIAIPEVLKKYM, encoded by the coding sequence ATGTTAGATATTAAATTAATACAAAATGATTTTGAAAATGTCGCACAAAATCTTAGAAAGAAAAAAGTCGATGAGAATCTCCTCGAAGAGTTACGTCGTATTTCTTTGGAGCTAAAAAATGCTCGCCTTGTACTGGAACCATTGCAAGCGGAGCAAAATACAAAAAGTAAACTTGTGGGTGTTTATGCCAAAGAAGGTAAAGACGTTCATGCGCTAAAAGCTGAACTCTCAGAAAATAAAGTAAAAATAGCCGATGCAACCGAAATTGTACGTGCATTAGAAGAAAAACTAGAAGCATTAGCAACCGTGATCCCCAATATGCCCTCCCCCTTAGTCCCTGAAGGTGAAGATGAAAATGACAATGTGGAACTCAAACGTGTGTTAGAGCCTCGTATGTTTTCTTTCACCCCTAAAGAGCACTGGGATATTGACGCCCAACAAAACTGGATTGACTTTGAACGTGGTGTCAAGCTTGCCAAAAGTCGTTTTAGTGTTTTAAAAAATGAAGCCGCAAGACTGGAACGCGCGTTGATTAACTACATGTTAGATTTTAACCGAACACGAGGGTTTCATGAAGTGGCTGTTCCTTATATTGTCAACCGTGAAACGCTTATGGGTACTGGGCAACTCCCTAAATTTGAAGATGACCTTTTTAAAATTGAGGGTGAAGATCTCTTTTTAATCCCCACTGCAGAAGTACCTGTCACAAACCTTTTCAGAGATGAAATCTTAACCAAAGAAGAATTACCCCTTAAAATGACGGCGTATTCTGCCTGCTTTCGCAAAGAGGCTGGTAGCGCTGGAAGAGATACACGTGGCATGATTCGCCAGCATCAATTCGACAAAGTAGAACTTGTTTGCATCACCACTCCTGAACAGAGTGAAGCCATTTTTGAAGAGATGCTCGCATGCGCTTCTGATCTTCTCTCCTCATTGGGACTTCCACACCGTCATTTGATGCTTTGTGGAGGAGACCTTGGTTTTAGTGCGGCGAAAACCGTTGATCTTGAAGTCTGGCTTCCAGGACAAAATAGGTACCGTGAAATTAGTTCTGTCTCCAATACATTTGACTTCCAAGCTAGACGGGCCAAAATTCGTTTTAAAGATGAAGGAAAAAACCGCTTGGTTCATACACTCAATGGCTCTTCTTTAGCAGTCGGTCGAACCCTAATTGCCATTATGGAAAACTACCAAAATGAAGATGGCAGTATCGCTATCCCTGAAGTTTTGAAAAAGTATATGTAA
- a CDS encoding tetratricopeptide repeat protein — MAEEAVVILEADPLSTTDEGFAPIEEENAAETAAADSAAEEEVEEQKNKSKKKLLMMLILGSLLLLGMIIALVVIIKNKHKTPEPIAVEKVVEKPVIKEQFSPSKLDGMIKKAHLLYEQGNKDDALKIYEKIATFNEAISYYNIGVAKLKEQNFPEALEAFKKAIQNKEHRTISAINAAVCALEMKDNKLFTYYIDLAFAYLPEESNAPLYSYYVGLVNYYKDFYYEALSAISHPINDYYKEDQDYLASKILASLDNNSYALATLEKIEKENDHFTVGLLHAKLGEYPKAKASLLKALQNDHENPKIKMALAMIENKLGNLGNTASLMGEVYKVRDADAKPIYKMKAILKPSLFDVERAQVEFEKELFFDDENTYSLIFYYAPYKVFDAKQTIDYIRKGSMNIFIDEIGPALSYLKASSTISKVNIAISKGIKKALDFHVYEANDIFSKMVEEYKNHSILHYNLGLTYAQMGDYAAAYKNFSKSYHLDSNNYLAGVFALMSGNLIGKDITKLSEDVKDSINKNQTLEKDNLYASLIHLTDGNHFSLTRWLEKEKEESPLNLMLNIIAAQKLGNERMYRLGSQKLQALLPRDIIANLIAFNVKHQKQNIKNYAKAVQIEFNHLPLDYDAFYYGPKIVKEQYIKLLQVGGLLHQKRDSVRKKMEEERIDISSIMQTLAYMEIYTNNFEEAFTLYNKLIDDFQKKDTHTIFLASVAAIGAGHSDNAIALLELSKLTDPSNVESKYALGLLYQEIGNFEAANAQYRSIGNIGFISQYFSFAILR; from the coding sequence ATGGCTGAAGAAGCAGTAGTCATACTTGAAGCAGACCCTTTATCCACTACGGATGAAGGTTTTGCTCCTATTGAGGAGGAGAATGCAGCAGAAACAGCGGCTGCAGATTCTGCTGCCGAAGAAGAGGTAGAGGAGCAAAAGAACAAGTCTAAGAAAAAATTGTTAATGATGCTCATCCTTGGATCATTACTGCTTCTTGGTATGATCATTGCGCTTGTCGTTATCATCAAAAACAAACATAAAACTCCTGAGCCTATTGCCGTTGAAAAAGTTGTTGAAAAGCCTGTCATTAAGGAACAATTTTCCCCTTCTAAATTAGATGGGATGATTAAAAAAGCCCATCTGCTGTATGAACAAGGCAATAAAGATGATGCCCTAAAAATTTATGAAAAAATTGCGACTTTTAATGAAGCCATCTCCTACTACAACATCGGTGTCGCAAAGCTTAAAGAACAAAACTTCCCCGAAGCGTTAGAAGCATTTAAAAAAGCCATTCAAAATAAAGAACATCGCACTATTAGTGCCATTAATGCAGCCGTCTGTGCCCTAGAGATGAAGGACAATAAACTTTTCACCTATTACATTGACTTAGCTTTTGCCTATTTACCCGAAGAGAGCAATGCACCTCTTTACTCTTATTATGTTGGGTTAGTAAACTACTATAAAGATTTTTATTATGAGGCACTCAGTGCCATCTCGCATCCTATCAATGACTATTATAAAGAAGATCAGGACTATTTGGCATCTAAAATCTTAGCCTCTCTGGATAACAACTCCTATGCTCTCGCTACTCTGGAAAAAATTGAAAAAGAGAATGACCACTTTACCGTTGGACTTTTACATGCAAAACTAGGAGAATATCCTAAAGCAAAAGCTTCTTTGCTCAAAGCACTACAAAATGATCATGAAAACCCAAAAATAAAAATGGCACTTGCAATGATCGAAAATAAACTGGGCAATCTTGGAAATACCGCTTCACTCATGGGAGAAGTTTATAAGGTACGAGATGCCGATGCAAAACCTATCTATAAAATGAAAGCTATCCTCAAACCTTCTTTATTTGATGTCGAAAGAGCACAAGTCGAATTTGAAAAAGAGCTTTTCTTTGATGATGAAAATACGTATAGTCTCATTTTTTACTATGCCCCTTATAAAGTCTTTGATGCAAAGCAAACCATAGACTATATTCGCAAAGGAAGCATGAATATCTTTATTGATGAAATCGGGCCTGCACTTTCCTATTTAAAAGCAAGCTCTACGATTTCCAAAGTAAATATTGCCATTAGCAAAGGGATTAAAAAAGCACTCGATTTTCATGTATATGAAGCCAATGATATTTTTTCAAAAATGGTTGAAGAGTATAAAAACCACTCCATTTTGCACTACAATCTGGGGCTTACTTATGCACAAATGGGTGATTATGCCGCTGCTTATAAAAACTTTTCAAAAAGCTATCATCTAGATAGCAACAACTATCTTGCGGGTGTCTTTGCCCTCATGAGCGGCAATTTGATTGGCAAGGACATTACCAAACTCTCTGAAGATGTCAAAGACAGTATTAACAAAAATCAAACACTTGAAAAAGATAATCTTTATGCTTCGCTCATTCATCTGACCGATGGCAATCATTTTTCTTTGACACGTTGGCTCGAAAAAGAGAAAGAAGAGAGCCCTCTTAATCTTATGCTCAATATTATTGCCGCCCAAAAGCTGGGCAATGAACGTATGTACCGCCTTGGATCTCAAAAGCTTCAAGCGCTACTACCTAGAGATATTATTGCCAATCTTATTGCCTTTAACGTAAAGCATCAAAAGCAAAATATCAAAAATTACGCTAAAGCCGTTCAAATTGAATTTAACCATCTTCCACTGGATTATGATGCGTTCTACTATGGGCCAAAAATTGTCAAAGAGCAGTATATTAAACTCTTACAAGTGGGAGGGCTCCTCCATCAAAAACGCGATAGTGTACGTAAAAAAATGGAAGAAGAGCGTATTGATATTTCTTCCATTATGCAAACGCTTGCCTACATGGAAATCTATACCAACAACTTTGAAGAAGCGTTTACTCTCTACAATAAACTGATTGATGATTTCCAGAAAAAAGATACCCATACCATCTTCCTAGCTTCTGTTGCGGCTATTGGGGCAGGACACAGTGATAATGCTATAGCACTTTTGGAACTTTCAAAACTGACAGATCCTAGTAATGTGGAAAGTAAATATGCTCTTGGATTGTTATATCAAGAAATAGGGAATTTTGAAGCAGCCAATGCACAGTATCGCAGTATCGGAAATATTGGTTTTATCTCTCAATATTTCAGTTTTGCAATCCTAAGATAG
- a CDS encoding 2-isopropylmalate synthase, with the protein MNDTKIIIFDTTLRDGEQSPGASMNTEEKIQIALQLQKLGVDVIEAGFAAASPGDFDAIARISEAVTKSRICSLARALDRDIKAAGEAVAKAKLNRIHTFIATSSIHMEYKLKMTPDQVIKKAVESVQYAKTFCDDVEFSCEDAGRSDVSFLKEILDAVINAGASTLNIPDTVGYRLPTEMGAIIKSLHDFVGDRAIISVHNHNDLGLAVANSLACIENGARQVECTINGLGERAGNAALEEIVMALRTRKDHFNGYDTNINIKEIYPTSKLVSSVTGIEPQPNKAIVGKNAFSHESGIHQDGVLKHTQTYEIMSAKDIGLDKNSIVLGKHSGRHAFKDKLQTLGYELKDEEINEAFDRFKILADQKKEIFDDDLRALVAEEITKIPQIFDLLRLQLSDCAPGGVPSAAVTILHNGKEITDAAIGNGTMDAIFKVIDRVCGVSGELKDYKVDAVSQGKDAMARVLVKVVFDESKPAIMGHGLSVDTMLATAKAYIGALNSYMSMKEHLRTVRSNTQESI; encoded by the coding sequence ATGAATGACACTAAAATTATAATTTTTGATACCACCTTACGTGATGGTGAACAAAGTCCGGGTGCTTCAATGAACACTGAAGAGAAAATTCAGATTGCATTGCAGTTACAAAAATTGGGCGTTGATGTTATAGAAGCAGGTTTTGCCGCGGCTAGTCCGGGAGATTTTGATGCAATTGCTCGTATTAGTGAGGCTGTCACTAAAAGTCGAATCTGTTCCCTTGCGCGGGCATTAGATCGTGATATTAAGGCTGCTGGTGAGGCTGTTGCAAAAGCAAAATTAAACAGAATTCATACCTTTATTGCAACAAGCTCTATTCATATGGAATATAAACTTAAAATGACACCGGATCAAGTTATCAAAAAGGCAGTTGAGTCCGTACAGTATGCTAAAACATTTTGTGATGATGTGGAGTTTAGCTGTGAAGATGCCGGACGTAGTGATGTGAGCTTTCTGAAAGAGATTTTAGACGCTGTCATTAATGCAGGAGCCAGTACCTTAAATATCCCCGATACCGTAGGATATCGTTTACCAACGGAAATGGGGGCTATTATTAAGTCATTACATGATTTTGTAGGAGATCGCGCTATCATCTCTGTGCATAATCATAATGATCTAGGACTTGCTGTAGCGAACTCATTGGCGTGTATTGAAAATGGTGCACGTCAAGTAGAATGTACGATAAACGGCTTAGGTGAGCGTGCAGGGAATGCGGCATTAGAAGAAATTGTTATGGCACTTCGTACACGTAAAGATCATTTCAATGGATATGATACAAACATTAATATTAAAGAGATTTACCCTACGAGTAAATTGGTTTCATCCGTAACAGGCATTGAGCCGCAACCCAATAAAGCTATTGTGGGTAAGAATGCCTTTTCACATGAGAGTGGCATTCACCAAGATGGCGTGTTGAAACACACCCAAACCTATGAGATTATGAGTGCCAAAGACATTGGTCTTGACAAAAACTCGATTGTTCTTGGTAAACATTCTGGTAGGCATGCGTTTAAAGACAAACTTCAAACATTAGGCTATGAGCTTAAAGACGAAGAGATCAATGAGGCATTTGATCGTTTTAAAATCTTAGCAGATCAGAAAAAAGAGATTTTTGATGATGATTTACGTGCACTTGTTGCTGAGGAAATTACCAAAATTCCTCAAATTTTTGACTTACTTCGTTTGCAACTTTCTGATTGCGCACCAGGAGGTGTTCCGAGTGCTGCTGTGACCATTTTACATAATGGAAAAGAGATTACTGACGCTGCTATTGGGAATGGAACGATGGATGCGATCTTTAAAGTCATTGATCGTGTTTGTGGTGTGAGTGGCGAGCTAAAAGACTACAAAGTGGACGCGGTTTCTCAGGGTAAAGACGCAATGGCAAGGGTGCTCGTTAAAGTAGTATTTGATGAAAGTAAACCTGCGATTATGGGACATGGTTTAAGTGTTGATACCATGCTAGCAACGGCTAAAGCGTATATTGGAGCACTTAACAGTTACATGTCAATGAAAGAGCACCTTAGAACCGTTCGTAGCAATACGCAAGAGAGTATTTAA
- the pssA gene encoding CDP-diacylglycerol--serine O-phosphatidyltransferase, giving the protein MTNNSSNNKLQLMYVFPNLFTAASAFLGVISIISSTNGQFEKAAVYILLSLIFDGLDGRVARMTNATSKFGAEFDSLADIVAFGVAPAMLFYFSVGHMYGKLGSLLCAMYVVFGAIRLARFNVMIGVSEPSVFIGVPIPTAAVVVSMWILFYREHVFFQGFEWIMLIGIGVLSFLMVSNIRYPSFKKIDMKKGHIIKILVYLVIVFSFLYIYPIEAGTSLVTAYLAYGLIRGCYNFIVAKSHKNLV; this is encoded by the coding sequence ATGACAAATAATAGCAGTAATAATAAACTCCAATTGATGTATGTTTTTCCCAATCTTTTTACAGCAGCGAGTGCTTTTTTAGGGGTTATTAGTATTATATCTTCAACGAATGGACAATTTGAAAAGGCAGCTGTTTATATTTTACTCTCTTTGATTTTTGACGGTCTTGATGGACGTGTTGCACGTATGACGAATGCGACCAGTAAATTTGGTGCTGAGTTTGATTCTTTAGCCGACATTGTGGCTTTTGGTGTCGCTCCTGCAATGCTCTTTTACTTTAGTGTAGGTCATATGTATGGAAAGCTTGGCTCTTTGTTATGTGCGATGTATGTTGTTTTTGGTGCTATTAGGTTAGCACGTTTTAATGTGATGATTGGCGTGTCAGAACCTTCTGTTTTTATTGGCGTTCCTATTCCTACGGCGGCAGTTGTTGTTTCCATGTGGATTTTATTTTATCGAGAGCATGTATTTTTTCAAGGATTTGAGTGGATTATGCTCATTGGCATCGGTGTACTTTCTTTTTTAATGGTGAGTAATATTCGTTATCCAAGCTTTAAAAAGATCGATATGAAAAAAGGTCATATCATTAAAATACTTGTTTATTTAGTCATTGTTTTTTCTTTTTTGTATATCTATCCGATTGAAGCAGGGACCAGTTTAGTGACTGCTTATTTAGCCTATGGACTTATTCGAGGATGTTATAATTTCATCGTTGCAAAATCGCATAAAAATTTAGTATAA
- a CDS encoding phosphatidylserine decarboxylase translates to MRNHSYTSTHILAKEGWIYSILALMIFLIAYAFSFFAWFFFILFLGTVFCYRNPERIAEEDDERCLIAPMDGVVTDISKISLNDNSEALRIVIRKSLLGVGVLRAPLAMTLSDVKNRFGLFMDSSSALFSNLSERKSITCKSQFASIKLVISAGLWSQKMTLFKKAGAFKAGERIGFLRDGEMALLLPLDTRVKVSLSDEVKAGATILGYLAYKDKDDK, encoded by the coding sequence ATGCGTAATCATTCTTATACTTCAACGCATATTCTAGCAAAAGAGGGATGGATCTATAGCATTTTAGCTCTCATGATTTTTTTAATTGCTTATGCTTTTTCTTTTTTTGCTTGGTTCTTTTTTATACTTTTTTTAGGCACAGTTTTTTGCTACAGAAATCCTGAACGTATTGCTGAAGAAGATGACGAACGTTGTCTTATCGCGCCTATGGATGGAGTGGTGACAGATATATCAAAAATTAGTTTAAATGATAATAGTGAAGCCCTTCGTATCGTGATTCGAAAATCTCTTTTAGGTGTAGGTGTTTTAAGAGCGCCTCTTGCTATGACGCTTAGTGACGTTAAAAATCGTTTTGGGCTATTTATGGACTCCTCTTCTGCTTTATTCTCAAATTTAAGTGAACGAAAAAGCATTACATGTAAAAGTCAATTTGCTTCCATTAAACTTGTTATTAGTGCAGGTTTATGGAGCCAGAAAATGACACTCTTTAAGAAAGCTGGAGCCTTTAAAGCGGGTGAACGAATAGGCTTTTTACGAGATGGTGAAATGGCACTTTTACTTCCTCTTGACACGCGCGTGAAAGTTTCGCTCAGTGATGAAGTCAAAGCAGGTGCAACTATTTTAGGCTATCTAGCCTACAAGGATAAAGATGACAAATAA
- the ftsH gene encoding ATP-dependent zinc metalloprotease FtsH, with the protein MSQNNNQDNNKNDKKNFFNQNPLLMFALFSIIVIVLFKNFTSVSDAGIGSSFSAQNSATKNISYYELKELIKNNQISYVAIGQTTIKAFSPEGAQKTVYIVKKVGEDATFIPLMDEKKVGYGGYNESNILTEILFSWVLPVFVFFGIWMFLANKMQKNMGGGILGMGSSKKLVNSEKPNVKFDDVAGVEEAKEEVKEIVDFLKFPERYMNLGAKIPKGVLLVGPPGTGKTLLAKAVAGEASVPFFSVSGSSFIEMFVGVGASRVRDLFENAKKEAPAIVFIDEIDAIGKSRAANGMMGGNDEREQTLNQLLAEMDGFSSDKSPVIVLAATNRPEVLDAALLRPGRFDRQVLVDKPDFQGRRDILKVHSADIKLGKDINLEEIARLTAGLAGADLANIINEAALLGGRKNKDYVEQIDLVEAVERAIAGLEKKSRRINPEEKRIVAYHESGHALVAETTTGAKRVSKVSIIPRGLAALGYTLNTPEENKFLMQKHELIAEVDVLLGGRAAEEVFLGEISTGAGNDLERATDIIKSMVSIYGMSDVAGLMVLEKQRNVFLNGGTTKDYSDKMAENLDEHIKNTLQDRYVIVKERLEEYRECIERIVAKLSEKETIDGEQLREIIEAYEIEFNIPSKLKHSISPMPKTTEEHPTIDA; encoded by the coding sequence ATGAGTCAAAATAACAATCAAGATAACAATAAAAACGATAAAAAAAACTTTTTCAATCAAAATCCGCTTTTAATGTTTGCTCTTTTTTCAATTATTGTCATTGTTTTATTTAAAAATTTTACATCAGTGTCTGATGCAGGCATTGGATCAAGTTTTAGTGCTCAAAACAGCGCAACTAAAAATATAAGCTATTATGAACTCAAAGAGTTGATTAAAAATAATCAAATCAGTTATGTCGCTATTGGTCAAACAACGATCAAAGCTTTCTCCCCAGAAGGTGCGCAGAAAACTGTTTATATTGTAAAAAAAGTTGGAGAGGATGCGACATTTATCCCTTTAATGGATGAGAAAAAAGTGGGCTATGGTGGCTATAACGAATCCAATATCTTGACAGAAATTCTTTTTTCATGGGTACTCCCTGTATTTGTATTTTTTGGTATTTGGATGTTTTTGGCAAACAAAATGCAAAAAAATATGGGTGGTGGAATTTTGGGAATGGGTAGCAGTAAAAAGTTAGTCAATTCAGAAAAACCAAATGTTAAGTTTGATGATGTTGCAGGTGTTGAAGAAGCCAAAGAGGAAGTCAAAGAGATTGTAGATTTTCTAAAATTTCCAGAGCGCTATATGAATTTAGGGGCAAAAATTCCTAAAGGTGTTCTCTTAGTAGGCCCTCCAGGCACAGGTAAAACACTACTCGCAAAAGCCGTAGCAGGTGAGGCGAGTGTTCCTTTTTTCTCTGTTTCAGGTTCAAGCTTTATTGAAATGTTTGTCGGTGTGGGTGCTAGTCGCGTTAGAGACCTATTTGAAAATGCTAAAAAAGAAGCTCCTGCCATTGTATTTATCGATGAGATTGATGCTATTGGTAAAAGTAGAGCTGCAAACGGTATGATGGGTGGCAATGATGAAAGAGAGCAAACACTGAATCAATTGCTTGCTGAGATGGATGGTTTTAGCTCTGATAAATCTCCTGTCATTGTTCTGGCTGCAACCAATAGACCAGAAGTGTTGGATGCAGCGCTTTTAAGACCCGGTCGTTTTGATAGACAGGTTTTAGTCGATAAACCAGATTTTCAAGGAAGACGTGATATTTTAAAAGTACATAGTGCCGATATTAAACTGGGGAAAGATATCAATCTTGAAGAGATTGCAAGGTTAACAGCAGGTTTAGCAGGTGCGGATTTAGCCAATATTATTAATGAAGCAGCACTCCTTGGTGGACGAAAAAATAAAGATTATGTAGAACAAATTGATCTTGTTGAGGCTGTTGAACGTGCCATTGCAGGTCTTGAGAAAAAAAGCCGTCGTATCAATCCAGAAGAAAAACGTATTGTAGCTTATCATGAAAGTGGCCATGCTCTTGTTGCTGAGACAACCACAGGAGCGAAGAGAGTTTCTAAAGTTTCGATTATTCCAAGAGGGCTGGCTGCCCTTGGTTATACCCTTAATACACCAGAAGAAAATAAATTTTTAATGCAAAAGCATGAATTGATCGCTGAAGTAGATGTACTCCTTGGTGGACGTGCTGCTGAAGAAGTTTTCTTAGGCGAAATATCAACCGGTGCGGGTAATGATTTAGAGCGTGCAACAGACATTATTAAATCTATGGTCAGTATTTATGGCATGAGTGATGTAGCAGGATTGATGGTTCTTGAAAAGCAACGTAATGTCTTTTTAAATGGTGGAACCACCAAAGACTATAGTGATAAAATGGCTGAAAATCTAGATGAACATATTAAAAATACACTTCAAGATCGCTATGTGATCGTTAAAGAGCGTTTGGAAGAGTATCGCGAGTGTATTGAACGCATTGTGGCAAAGCTGAGTGAGAAAGAGACGATTGATGGTGAGCAATTGCGTGAGATTATTGAAGCCTATGAAATAGAGTTCAATATACCTTCAAAGCTCAAACATTCTATCAGTCCTATGCCAAAAACAACAGAAGAGCACCCAACTATTGATGCGTAA
- a CDS encoding 50S ribosomal protein L11 methyltransferase, whose amino-acid sequence MEKTYNELQITPSSEYPLFLDFIMSLSDEAIEEKESTIILRSEDNLEMVLFGTETFAKELSSVLGKDIHLETKLLVKENEDWIAQYRNSVQPLHVNDFYIRPTWVENFEGKKNIIIDPALAFGSGHHETTYGCLLLLQKYVKEGTTLLDVGCGSGILSITARKCGAIVDLCDTDEQATDSATQNFELNHESFHRIWTGSVQKRDQAYDVVVANIIADVLIMLSSDLQKAVKEGGLLILSGILDKYVDKVEHKFSSMKLVEKYQKEEWFTLVLQRN is encoded by the coding sequence ATGGAAAAAACCTATAACGAACTTCAAATCACCCCTAGTAGTGAATACCCACTTTTTCTTGATTTTATTATGAGCCTCAGTGATGAGGCTATTGAGGAAAAAGAAAGCACGATTATTTTACGCAGTGAAGATAATTTGGAAATGGTTCTTTTTGGTACAGAAACATTTGCAAAAGAGCTTTCTTCTGTACTTGGTAAAGATATTCACCTTGAGACTAAGCTCTTAGTCAAAGAAAATGAAGATTGGATTGCACAGTATCGAAACTCTGTACAACCTTTACATGTAAACGATTTTTATATCCGTCCTACGTGGGTAGAAAATTTTGAAGGCAAAAAAAATATTATTATTGATCCAGCCCTTGCCTTTGGTTCAGGACATCATGAAACAACGTATGGCTGTTTACTTTTGTTGCAAAAATATGTTAAAGAAGGTACGACACTTTTAGATGTAGGTTGTGGAAGTGGTATCTTGTCTATCACTGCCCGAAAGTGCGGTGCTATTGTAGATCTTTGTGATACGGACGAACAAGCAACGGATAGCGCAACACAAAATTTTGAACTGAATCATGAAAGTTTTCATCGTATATGGACAGGTTCCGTTCAGAAGCGTGATCAAGCGTATGATGTGGTTGTTGCCAATATTATTGCCGATGTTTTGATTATGCTTTCTTCTGATTTGCAAAAAGCTGTCAAAGAGGGAGGATTGCTGATTCTCTCTGGGATTTTAGATAAATATGTAGATAAAGTAGAACACAAATTTTCTTCGATGAAATTGGTCGAAAAGTATCAAAAAGAGGAGTGGTTTACACTCGTGTTACAAAGGAACTAG
- a CDS encoding chemotaxis response regulator CheY, whose protein sequence is MKLLVVDDSSTMRRIIKNTLQRLGFDDVLEAEHGVEAWQIMERTPDINVLITDWNMPEMNGLELVRKVRAEKKYESMPIIMVTTEGGKAEVITALKAGVNNYIVKPFTPQVLKEKLEDVLG, encoded by the coding sequence TTGAAGCTGCTTGTAGTAGATGATAGCTCGACAATGCGCCGTATTATAAAAAACACACTGCAGAGATTAGGGTTTGATGATGTTTTAGAAGCTGAACATGGTGTTGAAGCTTGGCAAATTATGGAAAGAACACCTGATATTAATGTATTGATTACCGATTGGAACATGCCTGAGATGAACGGTTTAGAATTGGTTCGCAAAGTCAGAGCAGAAAAAAAATATGAGAGTATGCCAATTATTATGGTAACAACGGAAGGTGGTAAGGCGGAAGTTATTACAGCGCTTAAAGCGGGTGTTAATAACTATATCGTTAAACCGTTTACTCCTCAAGTGCTTAAAGAAAAACTCGAGGATGTTTTAGGTTAA
- the hisA gene encoding 1-(5-phosphoribosyl)-5-[(5-phosphoribosylamino)methylideneamino]imidazole-4-carboxamide isomerase, whose product MNILPAIDLKDGKAVRLTKGLMESAKIYSNEPWEVAKVFEEMGSKWVHLVDLNGAFAGEPKNLEQIEKIRQNCHLKLELGGGIRDEETIRRYVDLGIDRVILGSIALKNPAFVKEMAQKYRVVVGIDAIDGYVAVEGWAEKSTMKATDLARAFADVGVEAIICTDVGRDGMLSGVNLEFTLSIAEASGIATIASGGLKNLDDIIALKQSQKVAGVIVGKAFYEGSLDLREAFAYIAKETL is encoded by the coding sequence ATGAATATTTTACCAGCGATTGATCTGAAAGATGGCAAAGCCGTTCGCCTAACCAAAGGGCTGATGGAAAGTGCTAAAATTTATTCCAATGAGCCTTGGGAAGTGGCCAAAGTCTTTGAAGAAATGGGCTCAAAATGGGTGCATTTGGTGGATTTAAACGGTGCTTTTGCGGGCGAGCCTAAAAACCTTGAGCAGATTGAAAAAATTCGTCAAAACTGTCATTTGAAATTAGAACTGGGTGGCGGTATTCGAGACGAAGAGACAATTCGTCGTTATGTGGATTTAGGCATTGATCGCGTTATTTTAGGCTCCATTGCTTTGAAAAATCCTGCTTTTGTGAAAGAGATGGCTCAAAAATATCGTGTCGTAGTGGGTATTGATGCCATTGATGGTTATGTCGCGGTAGAAGGTTGGGCTGAAAAATCCACCATGAAAGCAACAGACCTTGCACGCGCTTTTGCAGATGTTGGCGTGGAAGCCATCATCTGCACCGATGTAGGACGTGATGGAATGCTCAGTGGCGTAAATCTTGAGTTTACACTTTCAATTGCAGAAGCTTCAGGTATTGCCACGATTGCAAGTGGAGGATTAAAGAATTTGGACGATATTATAGCGTTGAAACAGAGCCAAAAGGTTGCTGGTGTCATCGTAGGAAAAGCGTTTTATGAAGGTAGTTTAGATTTGCGTGAAGCGTTTGCGTATATCGCTAAAGAAACGCTTTAA